The genomic interval ACGACGTTCCATCGGTCAGGGCATGGGGTCAGGGAACGGGATCATACCCGCCCGGGTGAAACGGATGGCACCGGGCCACGCGCCGGGCCGCGAGCCACGCACCCTTGATGGCGCCATGGCGCGCGAGGGCCTCGAGCGCGTACTGCGAGCAGCTCGGCGTGAACCGGCACGCGGGCGGCAAGAGCGGCGAAAGGGTGAGCTGATAGCCACGGATCAATCCCAGGAGCGCCGCGCGGGGCCACTGCCCCACCCGGTCGAGCCGCCACTCGACGTCGACGCGTGCGGCCCGACGATTGGCGCTCATTGGCGATCGCCCGGCGCGC from Gemmatimonadales bacterium carries:
- the yidD gene encoding membrane protein insertion efficiency factor YidD, whose translation is MGQWPRAALLGLIRGYQLTLSPLLPPACRFTPSCSQYALEALARHGAIKGAWLAARRVARCHPFHPGGYDPVP